Proteins co-encoded in one Stomoxys calcitrans chromosome 5, idStoCalc2.1, whole genome shotgun sequence genomic window:
- the LOC106090253 gene encoding general odorant-binding protein 56h-like has product MRMNFLFYVISLFLVLHSTRAHDFLDTIQDLIEICQKEVPQSEQDLQNFIKSNMDLAKATNAVKCHSKCILEKQGLFPKGVFDEKAFLNLTLNSSDLKDYHAEVVKAIDECKKEKGADDCETAFKINMCLRSKSDEVMGH; this is encoded by the exons ATGAGAATGAATTTCCTTTTCTATGTTATAAGTTTGTTCTTAGTCCTACATTCGACAAGG GCTCATGATTTTTTAGACACTATTCAAGatcttattgaaatttgtcaaaaGGAAGTACCACAATCGGAACAAGATTTACAAAACTTTATTAAGAGCAATATGGATCTTGCAAAGGCTACCAATGCGGTCAAGTGTCACAGCAAATGTATTTTAGAAAAGCAAGGACTTTTTCCAAAGGgggtttttgatgaaaaggcTTTCCTCAACTTGACACTAAACTCTTCGGATTTGAAGGATTACCATGCTGAGGTTGTCAAAGCTATAGATGAATGCAAAAAGGAAAAAGGAGCAGATGATTGCGAAACTGCTTTTAAAATTAACATGTGTTTGCGATCAAAAAGCGATGAAGTCATGGGTCATTAA
- the LOC106090254 gene encoding general odorant-binding protein 56h-like precursor, translating to MKLFSITVAFAVLAMSLVKADLKGDLEKLNKVCAEQSKATSEELNAFFGKGMREEDVTDAVKCHVKCIMEQNGHYKDGSVDQEHVLKTLDAIPSLQDHMKDITAALEDCKNEKGTDECDTAFKITACFNNTEAGKLALAAY from the exons atgaaattgttttctATTACAGTTGCATTCGCCGTATTGGCTATGAGCCTAGTAAAG GCCGACTTAAAAGGTGACTTGGAGAAACTAAATAAGGTTTGTGCTGAGCAATCCAAAGCCACTTCTGAGGAGTTAAATGCCTTCTTCGGCAAAGGAATGCGTGAGGAAGATGTAACCGATGCTGTCAAGTGCCATGTTAAATGCATCATGGAGCAAAATGGCCACTATAAAGATGGATCTGTAGACCAGGAACATGTTCTCAAAACATTAGATGCTATTCCTTCTTTGCAAGATCATATGAAGGATATAACTGCTGCTTTGGAAGATTGCAAAAATGAAAAGGGCACCGATGAATGTGATACGGCCTTCAAGATAACGGCTTGCTTCAACAATACCGAAGCTGGAAAGTTAGCACTAGCTGCTTACTAA